The Branchiostoma lanceolatum isolate klBraLanc5 chromosome 1, klBraLanc5.hap2, whole genome shotgun sequence genomic sequence AAGGAAAGACTGTAAATAATAAAggaaagatgaaattttacaatatttatcCTGGAAAACTAGAGAAGTCGGTTTGTCTTGATATTATTCTATTCCCAAACATATAGATGTATGTCTTCTACCAAAGCTAGTAATAAGTGTAAGTGTAAAATTGATTTAGTCTTCATTCAAGATCATTAAAGCTTCTCAAAAAGACAAGTACACGTAAATTGTATGCCGATCAATGATTTTCAACTCTTCAGAAATTGACAAGATTAGACAGAAGAGTAATTGACAAGAAATTCATTTGCAGTTAAAAAGTAACTGAATCCTGTTGTTAAACACCACAGATGCACACAGAGCCCTGAAGAACACTCAGACATTGCTGAATGCCTCAGAGGTAAGAGAATTTATCTATTCTGATGTAAGTTTAAAAGTGTACCTAAAGCCTTCATTTGaattatatgaatgaatggatgaatgaatgcacTGTAGTTCCCTTAAGTTTAAAGATATAGACCAGCACAAGCATAATATTCTTTGTAGTTTATTAGTTAATCCATGACGTAACTTCTGGTGTGCTATAAAAGATACTGAAAATTAATGTATCAGTCTACAATAGCTACAGTCTGATTATAACTATTTACTAGTCTAACATAAATATCATCATTGTAGGCAGCTCACCTGGACGAAGTCCACTCTTTCTCTCCATAAACTAAGTTAAAGTTTAAAgtataaaaacataaaatacatgtacagacttaGAGCTGTgaacctaaacaaattttaggtacaggtacaggtacacgggttaaggtacaggtccggacctgaacctgtacctaaactacttgttcggaaaatgctagattttcaataaggacaaaagcatgtttgaactggtaaaaacataatatttgattgtgctaggtattatttttatgaaaacacagatgaaaatttgactccagccgtgcaaatgtgttttctgtgctttatagtggctttagagcactgccacggttatttcatagtaattttatctgtcaaagtggccatcccctgagtcaggtccagtaccgatacagcagggtcaggtattttggacctgtaccgaattgattgtacccggtactgtatcggtactgtaccggtacacagctctatgtaCAGTAAAAGTGAGAACGATGTCTACAGTaagttgttacatgtacactcagAAAACCAAAAAGGACAATCATGTACAGAAATGCCACACTGTCTACATAATCAAAGCATAACAAATAGGGACAGGCTTATTGTATTTGCTTGACGCTGGGCTATAGAATACTTAGTACTAGTTCTAAAATACACATTGTTACATTTATCAAAGGGTATCCTTAAGTATGTTCCTCCATGGAAACATGTTATCAAAGCTATCAGCTACAAAAATGTGATGATCAAGTTACACACTGGTCTACTCTATAGATGAACATGTATTTCCTCAATGAGAAGAAAAAGTATTTAACGTGTTTGAGCAGAGctacacctcaagcatgttaaagaacccgccacacttatcgaaaagagtaggggtctttcccagtgtgagcggatcaaaccttacagtcgttATAGGCTACacaatcttcagcaagttgaagttggtagcctcaaaacaAAGAAGAAGCTAAAGTTCACACCAATCTGTAGCAACATCATCACTCCCTTGGTATGGCGTAAAGTTCGAAAGCTACAGCATTGTTGGTTATTCCCCTTTGTCCCTGGGTGGGAGGTAgaggagcgccctctggcagttTGAAGGTGAAGTGCTGCATCAGGGAGGTGAAGAGTAGGAACAGTTCCATCCTGCCGAGATGATCACCTGGGCAAGCACGTTTACCTACAGACGAAATATAAAATGATGAAACAATTAGAATATGAGTCAGACTGGACATAATTTTGCAAGTAAATACATattaatgtttaccttcacatggtcagcctaacaaactactgttCTTTTTAATCATTACATAAGTCAAACACATTCATGTGTATATGAATAGTGGCTAGCCCCTCCAGCTCTATCCTGCCACTTGCTTCATAAAGTAATCGAACCCCATggccacagggtgtctgctactttaccagcaATCATGGCGACAGCAGTTTGGTCTGAGTCTAgatcattgaccttatttgtttggaatgggagaagaaacgtagcaaaaacaatgcGTTTCCCTTCCGTGTACTGGGTGTTGGTAAACATAACTAACTCGATAACTGATGAAGATGAATTGGAAAAGCCTCAGTCAGGACATGTTTTCTCACAGGATCTTAGAAAAGTTAAGGAATTTCAACTTCTTGTTACTAGTACTAAGTACTAGTCTGTAAAACTTACCCAGAGAGAATGGAATGAAGTTGTCCCCCTTCTTGCATTGACCCTTGTCGTCCAGAAATCTCTCAGGTTTGAAGACGTTCGGTTCAGGGTAGACCTCGGGATCGTGCAGTACCGCCCACAGGTTGGTGAACACGATCGCCTCCTTGGGTATGTTGTACCCAAACAGGGTGGTGTCGTTGGAAGTGGCGTGAATGGCGCTGAGCGGCGCAATGGGGTTGATTCGCATGACTTCCATGGTGACCGCCTCCGTGTAGGGCAACTGGCTGCGATGGGAAAAGGATGGGATGACGTCCTGTCCGATGGTGCTGTCGATCTCTTGCTGAACCTTCTCTTGTACATCTGGGTGGCGGAGCATGTAGAGGAGAGCCCAGTTCAGGGTGTTAGAAGTGCTCTCCTCACCTGCCAAGAACAAATCCCGGATGAGATACTCcagctgtctgtctgtgaaatCATTCCCCTCATCTCCCTCCTTGTTCTTCATCTCTAAGAGGAAGGTATCGATGAAATCCCTGATGTCGTTGGGATCAAAGGTTTCCTTGTGGGCGGCGATGTCTTCCCTGAAGATACCAACGCATCTCTCCACATCTTTCACGTACTTGGCAACAGCTCGCTTGACCACGGGGATGTGGCGCGCCCAGGGGAAGAAATCAGCCATCCTACTCAGGCGCTGGTCGCCGGTGTTTTGGTCGAACGCCCGCATGATCTTCTCGAGCTTTTCGTCGTCGTACTCGAAGCGATGACCCAACACTATGGAGCAGATGACGTTCCCGACTGCGTTCTGCAGCATGCGTCTGATGTTGAAAGGCTTCTGTCCCTTCTTTAAGATTTCCTCCCGTAGCTCCTGCGATTCCTCAATGATTTTCCCTTCCAGGCTGCGTTTGCCGAAGCCGAAGTCCCGGAGACCCATGATGGTGAACTTGCGCTGTTGCTTGAAGAACGATCCGTAGGGAAGGAGAACAATTcctgaaaaaatacaaaaaaacatcCCAGTGGTCAAAATAGTTCCAGATTTGACAATAACATTACCAGCTTTAATTTGAATTGTAAGAATTacttttcacagtttttggCTTCACTTATGATCTTAATTTTAGGGAACTTGTAGGGAACATGGAATAAAGATAAAATGTTACTGTTACAAGATAAACAATCTAACATTCAAAGATATTAACAACTCAATGTCACATCCTACACTGCTAGTCTTTCCATACAAACAAACTGAACATGTACAATTGATGGTTAAGGCTTATGATATTACAGCCTCACAATCAATGTGATAATTGGGGGATCCTGGTTAGTCAATGTCATCTGGCTATATAAGGATAACCACTAAATACACTTCATTTCAAACTGTTAATTTCATAATATTGAACGAAAAGAGTTGtatattcagaccactaaaatctatcagAAATTCtgtaagcttacagacaaagaaaagacctttcttcttttaactaccaaaaacccacaaattatagaaaaggtgggacattacgtcttccattgtttacaaaagataagtcaaacccttcactagttatagacaatcaCGTTAACTTTGTGTAGTCCAGTCTAGTCGCTTTTagacctattttgtaccctgttattTTAcgtatgttgtttgcaattagccttcgggcaggaatttgcaataaccTTATTATTGTTATGTAGACCCGATAACCTAAAAACGTAGTTACCATTATTGGTCAGCCCCATGAGTTTGAAGGTGTGCAGGGCGGGTCTGTTGGAGAAGTCCTCCCCCTTCTTCACCAGAGCCTCATGGATGGCAGAGTAGCTGTTCAGTACAACGATCTGCTGGCTCCCCAGCCACAGGTAGATCACAGACCCATACTCCTTTGCAAGTTCCATCCACAACTTGTATGGGGCCTGCAGGAACAAAGAGATTTTTTTAGGGACAAGGCACATAGAATGAGGTAATCTTGGCAGAGTAGCTGTTCAGAACAACGATCTCCTGACTCCCCAGCCACAGGTAGATCACAGACCCGTACTGCTTCGCAAGTTCCATCCACAACTTGTATGGGGCCTGCAGGAACAAAGATATTTTTAAAGGACAAGGCGCATAGAATGAGGTAATCGTGGCCGGGTAGCTGTTCAGAACCACGATCTCCTGACTCCCCAGCCACAGGTAGATCACTGAGCCGTACTGCTTCGCAAGTTCCATCCACAGCTTGTATGGGGCCTGCACCAACAAAGAATGATTACTTGTAAAGGTTTTACATGACAAGGCATGTATCTGTAGACttgcttcacaggcacgcggtgTGGCagcacctttttttttctacgctgaacaacctgtcacacagTCACACCTGACCTTTGTGCACACCTCTGACTGCCAGCATtgtagtgaggatgctcctaatAGTCCTATTGTACTTGATGGCAACGtgttccactctatgatagttctgggaaaagatgaaaataggaaactacatgtagaacagaGATGGCAGATGTCACCCCCTAACCAATATGGCTTTGTGGCCCTTTCAGGCACACAGGCAAAATTAGCAGCACTGACGGTCTTGGTGAGACAAATTTTTATATCAGATCGCTCAGTTCATATGGTACTTTCATTTCAGGGAGGAATAGAATGTATTTTAgaatgtaactgttacattttatGATTTCAAAAGAACTTCTGCATGTGTATGTGGGGAATCAAACACAAAGACTCAGACAAGCCAAGAACACTTCACTCCTTTGGACTTTGAGTAAACAACCTTGAAATTATTGGAAGAATTGGAGTGAGAATTTGTTTTGTGGCACATTGAAATTGCATCCCTCTTTTGTATCTAGAAGCAGAAGATAATGATGAGTGTTGTTTTAGGTTAATCCCTTCCAAAACAAACAAGCCAAGATTACTAAAACTGAAAACAATGGGGGTCAAGTTTCATAGCTGTTTTCACCTTTGTGACATAATCTGGGCTCTTAACAGGATTAGACTGATTAGAGGTGTTCTATCACTTTGTCAAGTTTGTGTCAAGTTGTAATTTGTGTCACGATAGCGCCAGCAATTTGTATTGCTTTTCAAACAT encodes the following:
- the LOC136429638 gene encoding cytochrome P450 2J4-like gives rise to the protein MSVWALFAYLDIRTCLFLGCMFLLAYWYLRSKAQPNLPPGPWALPFLGNVAQIFTKAPYKLWMELAKEYGSVIYLWLGSQQIVVLNSYSAIHEALVKKGEDFSNRPALHTFKLMGLTNNGIVLLPYGSFFKQQRKFTIMGLRDFGFGKRSLEGKIIEESQELREEILKKGQKPFNIRRMLQNAVGNVICSIVLGHRFEYDDEKLEKIMRAFDQNTGDQRLSRMADFFPWARHIPVVKRAVAKYVKDVERCVGIFREDIAAHKETFDPNDIRDFIDTFLLEMKNKEGDEGNDFTDRQLEYLIRDLFLAGEESTSNTLNWALLYMLRHPDVQEKVQQEIDSTIGQDVIPSFSHRSQLPYTEAVTMEVMRINPIAPLSAIHATSNDTTLFGYNIPKEAIVFTNLWAVLHDPEVYPEPNVFKPERFLDDKGQCKKGDNFIPFSLGKRACPGDHLGRMELFLLFTSLMQHFTFKLPEGAPLPPTQGQRGITNNAVAFELYAIPRE